A genomic stretch from Streptococcus oralis includes:
- a CDS encoding HAD hydrolase family protein, producing MKFVFDLDGTLSFDYMTIDEEIQQVLLKAEDYGHELVFASARSYRDCLGLLGSELSQRLVIGLNGGVAYHLGKAIFERNLDAKVYQALVDYCQTYNLPFFVDDCFDYSGQIVEKIPFFSSVDPLKVARHQKLEDLGTPIKIVVYMGDHEDLLDDLLGQLERLGQAHLSYHAHEKCLYVNPLDTHKATTVETLCGENFIAFGNDQNDIELFKTSLYSVQIGDFAGLTPYADETLELKGAPSPAVAAKILQTFAEFKGK from the coding sequence ATGAAATTCGTATTTGACCTGGATGGAACGCTATCTTTTGACTACATGACCATAGACGAGGAGATTCAGCAGGTTCTTTTAAAGGCTGAAGATTATGGTCATGAGCTTGTGTTTGCATCAGCTCGCTCTTATCGGGATTGTTTGGGTTTATTAGGTTCCGAACTCAGTCAGCGCTTGGTCATAGGGTTGAATGGAGGCGTAGCCTATCATCTGGGGAAGGCTATCTTCGAAAGGAATCTCGATGCTAAAGTTTATCAGGCGCTAGTGGATTATTGCCAGACTTATAATCTCCCTTTCTTTGTAGATGATTGCTTTGACTATAGTGGTCAGATTGTGGAGAAGATTCCATTTTTCTCCAGTGTGGACCCCCTAAAGGTAGCTCGTCATCAGAAACTCGAGGACTTAGGTACTCCGATTAAGATAGTCGTTTATATGGGCGACCACGAGGATTTGCTTGATGATCTGCTTGGTCAGTTAGAAAGACTGGGGCAGGCTCATCTGTCTTATCATGCGCATGAAAAGTGTCTTTATGTCAACCCCTTAGATACTCACAAGGCTACAACAGTTGAAACGTTATGTGGGGAAAACTTCATCGCCTTTGGAAATGATCAAAACGATATTGAACTGTTTAAGACATCTCTTTATTCAGTTCAGATAGGAGACTTTGCTGGCCTTACTCCATATGCAGATGAAACGTTAGAGCTAAAAGGAGCTCCTTCTCCAGCAGTAGCAGCCAAAATCTTACAGACTTTTGCGGAATTTAAGGGAAAATAG
- a CDS encoding amino acid ABC transporter permease has product MNFSFLPKYLPYFNYGALITVVISILVVFFGTILGVLLAFAQRSRFKPLVWFANIYVWIFRGTPMMVQIMIAFALMHINAPTIQVGILGVDLSRLIPGILIISMNSGAYVSETVRAGINAVSKGQLEAAYSLGIRPKNAMRYVILPQAIKNILPALGNEFITIIKDSSLLSTIGVMELWNGATTVATTTYLPLTPLLFAAFYYLIMTSVLTVALKAFENYIGQGDKK; this is encoded by the coding sequence ATGAATTTTTCCTTTTTACCAAAGTATTTACCTTATTTTAATTACGGAGCTCTTATCACTGTAGTGATTTCAATTCTGGTAGTCTTTTTCGGTACCATTCTAGGTGTCTTATTGGCCTTTGCTCAACGCTCACGTTTTAAACCTCTTGTCTGGTTTGCGAATATCTATGTATGGATTTTCCGAGGAACACCGATGATGGTTCAGATTATGATTGCCTTTGCTCTTATGCATATCAATGCTCCGACTATTCAAGTGGGAATTTTAGGAGTTGATCTTTCTCGTTTGATTCCTGGTATTCTGATTATCTCGATGAACAGTGGAGCTTACGTTTCAGAAACTGTTCGTGCGGGGATCAATGCGGTTTCTAAAGGTCAGTTAGAGGCCGCATACTCTCTTGGGATTCGTCCGAAAAATGCCATGCGTTATGTCATTTTGCCACAAGCTATCAAGAATATTCTTCCAGCTCTGGGAAATGAATTTATCACCATTATCAAGGATAGTTCGCTTTTGTCAACAATCGGAGTCATGGAACTTTGGAATGGAGCTACAACGGTAGCAACGACGACCTATCTACCTCTAACGCCTCTCTTATTTGCAGCCTTTTATTACTTGATTATGACTTCTGTTTTGACAGTGGCTTTGAAGGCATTTGAAAATTACATTGGACAAGGAGACAAAAAATAA
- a CDS encoding bifunctional methylenetetrahydrofolate dehydrogenase/methenyltetrahydrofolate cyclohydrolase: MAQIIDGKALAAKLQGQLAEKTAKLKEETGLVPGLVVILVGDNPASQVYVRNKERSALAAGFRSEVVRVPETITQAELLDLIAKYNQDSAWHGILVQLPLPKHIDEEAVLLAIDPEKDVDGFHPLNMGRLWSGHPVMIPSTPAGIMEMFHEYGIDLEGKNAVVIGRSNIVGKPMAQLLLAKNATVTLTHSRTEDLAQVASQADILVVAIGRAKFVTADFVKPGAVVIDVGMNRDENGKLCGDVDYDAVAPLASHITPVPGGVGPMTITMLMEQTYQSALRTLNKD, translated from the coding sequence ATGGCTCAGATTATCGATGGGAAGGCTCTTGCGGCTAAGTTACAAGGACAGTTGGCTGAGAAGACGGCTAAACTAAAAGAAGAAACAGGTCTAGTTCCAGGCTTGGTGGTGATTTTGGTGGGGGACAATCCTGCCAGCCAAGTCTACGTTCGCAACAAGGAACGGTCAGCTCTTGCTGCTGGTTTCCGTAGTGAAGTAGTGCGAGTTCCTGAGACCATTACCCAAGCGGAATTGTTGGACTTGATTGCTAAATACAATCAAGATTCAGCTTGGCATGGGATTTTGGTTCAGTTACCTTTACCCAAACATATCGATGAAGAGGCAGTTTTATTAGCCATTGACCCCGAAAAAGATGTGGATGGTTTCCATCCCCTAAACATGGGTCGCCTCTGGTCTGGTCATCCAGTTATGATTCCTTCGACACCTGCAGGAATTATGGAAATGTTTCATGAATATGGGATTGATCTAGAAGGTAAAAATGCGGTTGTCATCGGTCGTTCAAATATCGTTGGAAAACCGATGGCTCAGCTTCTTTTAGCCAAGAATGCTACTGTTACTCTAACTCATTCCCGTACAGAAGATCTAGCTCAAGTAGCATCGCAAGCAGATATTCTTGTCGTTGCAATCGGTCGCGCTAAGTTTGTGACTGCTGACTTTGTCAAACCAGGAGCGGTTGTCATTGACGTTGGGATGAACCGAGATGAAAATGGCAAGCTTTGTGGAGATGTTGATTATGATGCTGTTGCACCACTGGCTAGTCACATCACACCTGTACCTGGTGGAGTTGGTCCTATGACGATTACCATGCTAATGGAGCAAACCTATCAGTCAGCGCTTCGAACACTAAACAAGGACTAG
- a CDS encoding amino acid ABC transporter ATP-binding protein has translation MTETLIKIEGLHKSFGKNEVLKGIDLEIKRGEVVVIIGPSGSGKSTLLRSMNLLEEASKGKVIFEGVDITDKKNDLFAMREKMGMVFQQFNLFPNMTVMENITLSPIKTKGESKEVAEKRAQELLEKVGLPDKAKAYPQSLSGGQQQRIAIARGLAMEPDVLLFDEPTSALDPEMVGEVLAVMQDLAKSGMTMVIVTHEMGFAREVADRVIFMADGVVVEDGRPEEIFNQTKEQRTKEFLSKVL, from the coding sequence ATGACAGAAACCTTGATAAAAATTGAAGGCTTGCATAAGTCTTTTGGGAAGAATGAAGTCTTGAAAGGGATTGACCTTGAGATTAAACGAGGAGAAGTTGTGGTCATTATTGGTCCGTCAGGGAGCGGGAAATCAACTCTCCTTCGTTCGATGAATCTCCTTGAAGAAGCAAGTAAAGGTAAGGTTATCTTTGAAGGAGTCGATATCACAGATAAGAAAAATGACCTTTTTGCCATGCGTGAAAAGATGGGTATGGTATTCCAACAATTCAACCTCTTTCCCAATATGACAGTGATGGAAAATATCACTTTGTCACCAATTAAAACCAAAGGTGAAAGCAAGGAAGTTGCGGAGAAAAGAGCACAGGAACTGTTAGAAAAAGTTGGCTTGCCAGATAAGGCAAAGGCCTATCCTCAGAGTTTGTCAGGTGGTCAGCAGCAACGGATTGCCATTGCACGTGGACTTGCTATGGAGCCAGATGTTTTGCTCTTTGATGAGCCGACTTCAGCCCTAGACCCTGAGATGGTTGGAGAAGTTCTAGCTGTTATGCAAGACCTCGCTAAATCAGGGATGACTATGGTGATTGTGACTCATGAAATGGGTTTTGCGCGTGAGGTAGCAGACCGTGTTATCTTTATGGCGGATGGAGTTGTTGTCGAAGATGGAAGGCCAGAGGAGATTTTCAATCAAACAAAAGAACAACGGACCAAGGAATTTTTAAGTAAGGTTTTGTAA
- a CDS encoding ATP-dependent Clp protease ATP-binding subunit, with protein MLCQNCKINDSTIHLYTNINGQQKQIDLCQNCYKIIKTDPNNTLFKGMTDLNNRDFDPFGDFFNDLNNFRPSSNNIPPTQSGDGHGGNGGYGPQNRGPLQTPPSQERGLLEEYGINITEIARRGDIDPVIGRDEEIIRVIEILNRRTKNNPVLIGEPGVGKTAVVEGLAQKIVDGDVPHKLQGKQVIRLDVVSLVQGTGIRGQFEERMQKLMEEIRKREDIILFIDEIHEIVGAGSAGDGNMDAGNILKPALARGELQLVGATTLNEYRIIEKDAALERRMQPVKVDEPTVEETITILKGVQKKYEDYHHVKYTDAAIEAAATLSNRYIQDRFLPDKAIDLLDEAGSKMNLTLNFVDPKVIDQRLIEAENLKAQATREEDFEKAAYFRDQIAKYKEMQKNKVTDQDTPIISEKTIEHIIEQKTNIPVGELKEKEQSQLIHLAEDLKAHVIGQDEAVDKIAKAIRRNRVGLGTPNRPIGSFLFVGPTGVGKTELSKQLAIELFGSANSMIRFDMSEYMEKHSVAKLVGAPPGYVGYDEAGQLTEKVRRNPYSLILLDEVEKAHPDVMHMFLQVLDDGRLTDGQGRTVSFKDAIIIMTSNAGTGKAEASVGFGAAREGRTNSVLGELGNFFSPEFMNRFDGIIEFKPLSKDNLLQIVELMLADVNKRLSSNNIHLDVTDKVKEKLVDLGYDPKMGARPLRRTIQDHIEDAITDYYLENPSEKDLKAIMTSNGKIQIKSAKKSEKAEENASEKEE; from the coding sequence ATGCTCTGTCAAAACTGTAAAATAAACGACTCAACAATTCATCTGTATACCAATATCAATGGACAGCAAAAACAAATTGATCTCTGTCAAAATTGCTATAAAATTATCAAAACAGACCCAAACAATACCCTCTTTAAAGGAATGACTGACCTAAACAATCGTGACTTTGATCCTTTCGGAGACTTTTTCAATGATTTGAACAATTTCAGACCTTCTTCTAATAACATTCCTCCCACTCAATCAGGTGATGGTCACGGTGGAAATGGGGGTTATGGGCCTCAAAACCGCGGTCCACTTCAAACACCTCCTAGCCAAGAAAGAGGACTCCTAGAGGAATATGGTATCAACATTACTGAGATTGCTCGTAGAGGAGATATTGACCCTGTTATCGGTCGAGATGAGGAGATTATTCGCGTTATCGAAATCCTCAACCGTCGAACAAAAAACAATCCTGTCCTCATCGGAGAACCAGGTGTTGGTAAAACAGCCGTTGTGGAAGGTCTAGCTCAGAAGATTGTCGATGGCGATGTTCCCCATAAACTCCAAGGCAAGCAGGTCATCCGTCTGGATGTGGTCAGTCTAGTTCAAGGAACAGGGATTCGAGGCCAATTTGAAGAGCGTATGCAAAAGCTCATGGAAGAGATACGCAAACGTGAGGATATCATTCTCTTTATCGACGAAATCCATGAAATTGTCGGTGCGGGATCTGCTGGCGATGGCAATATGGATGCAGGAAATATCCTCAAACCTGCCCTTGCCCGTGGTGAATTGCAACTGGTCGGTGCTACTACTCTCAATGAATACCGCATCATTGAAAAAGATGCTGCTTTGGAGCGCCGTATGCAGCCTGTCAAGGTAGATGAACCAACTGTCGAAGAAACCATTACCATCCTCAAAGGGGTTCAAAAGAAATACGAAGACTACCATCACGTCAAGTATACCGATGCTGCTATCGAAGCAGCTGCTACTCTTTCCAATCGTTACATCCAAGATCGTTTCTTGCCTGACAAGGCTATTGACCTTTTAGACGAAGCCGGTTCAAAGATGAATTTGACGCTGAACTTTGTTGATCCTAAAGTGATTGATCAACGCTTGATTGAAGCTGAAAATCTCAAGGCACAAGCTACACGAGAGGAAGACTTTGAAAAAGCTGCCTACTTCCGTGATCAGATTGCCAAGTACAAGGAAATGCAAAAGAACAAGGTGACCGATCAGGATACTCCAATCATCAGCGAGAAAACGATTGAACATATCATCGAGCAGAAAACCAATATCCCTGTTGGGGAGCTAAAAGAAAAAGAACAGTCTCAATTGATCCATCTAGCAGAAGACCTCAAGGCCCATGTTATCGGACAAGACGAGGCTGTCGATAAGATTGCCAAAGCCATCCGTCGTAATCGTGTTGGACTTGGTACTCCCAACCGCCCAATCGGAAGTTTCCTCTTTGTCGGACCAACTGGTGTCGGTAAGACAGAACTTTCCAAACAACTAGCCATTGAGCTCTTTGGTTCTGCTAACAGCATGATTCGCTTTGATATGAGTGAATACATGGAAAAACACAGCGTGGCTAAGTTAGTCGGAGCCCCTCCAGGCTATGTCGGCTACGATGAAGCTGGTCAGTTAACGGAAAAAGTTCGTCGCAATCCTTACTCTCTCATCCTTCTCGATGAAGTTGAAAAAGCCCACCCAGATGTGATGCACATGTTCCTCCAAGTCTTGGACGATGGTCGTTTGACTGATGGGCAAGGACGAACAGTTAGCTTTAAGGATGCCATCATTATCATGACCTCAAATGCGGGTACTGGTAAGGCCGAAGCCAGCGTTGGTTTTGGAGCTGCTCGTGAAGGTCGAACCAACTCTGTTCTCGGTGAACTCGGCAACTTCTTTAGTCCTGAGTTTATGAACCGTTTTGACGGCATCATCGAATTTAAACCTCTCAGCAAGGACAACCTTCTCCAAATCGTCGAACTCATGCTAGCAGATGTCAACAAACGCCTCTCCAGCAACAATATCCACCTTGATGTGACAGACAAGGTCAAGGAAAAGTTGGTTGACTTGGGATATGATCCAAAAATGGGAGCACGGCCACTCCGCCGTACCATTCAAGACCATATCGAGGATGCTATCACAGACTACTACCTTGAAAACCCAAGTGAAAAAGACCTCAAGGCAATTATGACAAGCAATGGCAAGATTCAAATCAAATCTGCCAAGAAAAGTGAGAAAGCAGAAGAGAATGCTTCTGAAAAAGAAGAATAA
- a CDS encoding TfoX/Sxy family protein, producing the protein MASSKEYLDFILEQLSELEEMSYRPMMGEYILYHRGKIIVGIYDNRLLLKPVKVVLGQLGQTRLERPYEGAKEMILLEDLEDKSFLARLIKEMYEVLPAPKVKKKA; encoded by the coding sequence ATGGCTTCCAGTAAAGAATATTTAGATTTTATTCTCGAACAGCTATCAGAGCTAGAGGAGATGAGTTATCGTCCAATGATGGGAGAGTATATTCTTTATCATCGTGGTAAGATTATTGTGGGAATCTATGATAATCGTCTGTTACTGAAGCCTGTGAAGGTAGTTTTGGGTCAACTGGGACAGACTAGGCTTGAACGTCCTTATGAAGGAGCAAAAGAGATGATTCTACTAGAAGACCTTGAAGATAAGTCATTTCTAGCGAGATTAATCAAGGAGATGTATGAAGTCTTACCGGCTCCAAAAGTCAAAAAGAAAGCATGA
- a CDS encoding DUF1797 family protein has translation MESHLVRIINRLEAMTKDGGNLKRNFEREGVVVAEVAYSYDEENGSLFTLRDVEARETYTFDSIDLIAMEIYELLY, from the coding sequence ATGGAATCACATTTGGTTAGAATCATCAACCGCCTAGAAGCTATGACAAAAGATGGCGGAAATCTAAAACGTAATTTTGAACGTGAAGGAGTTGTTGTTGCAGAAGTTGCATACAGCTATGACGAAGAAAACGGATCACTCTTCACCCTTCGCGATGTTGAAGCACGTGAAACTTATACCTTTGATAGCATTGATTTGATTGCAATGGAGATCTACGAACTCCTTTACTAG